Below is a window of Geomonas oryzisoli DNA.
CCCCTTCATCATGGTGGTGAGGCGCTTGCAGATGGCGAGCCCCAGGCCGGTCCCGCCGTGGCTGCGGGTGATCGAGCCGTCCAGCTGGGTGAAGGCCTGGAACAGCAGTGCCTGGTCCTCAGCCAGGATGCCGATCCCCGAATCGCGCACCGCGAAGATGAGCTCCGCCGTGCCGGGCTCCTTGCGCGCCAGCTTGACCGCGAGCTGGACGCTGCCGTGGCGGGTGAACTTGAGCGCGTTGCTCAAGAGGTTGTTGAGGATCTGGGCCAGGCGCATCGGGTCGCCGGTGAGCAGCTCCGGGATCTGGGGATCGAGCTCGACGCGCAGCTCGACCCCCTGCTGGCGCGCCCTCAGCGAGTAAACTGCCACCAGCTCGGCGACCACGTCCTGCAGCGAGAAGGCGACACGCTCGATCATGAGCTTGCCCGCCTCGATCTTGGAGAAATCCAGCACGTCGTTGATGATCCCCAACAGCAGATCGGCGGAAACCATCAGCGTCTGCAGGTATTCGCTCTGCCGGGGGGAGAGTTCCGTATCCCTGAGCAGATGCCCGGCCCCCACGATCGCGTTCATCGGGGTGCGGATCTCGTGGCTCATGTTGGCCAGGAAATCGCTCTTGGCGGCGGAGGCGCGGGCGGATTTGACCGCCAGCTCGTTGGCGCGCTGCACGGTCCTCACCAGTTGCCGGTTGGCCTCCTCCTGCAGCCGGGTACTCTCCAGGAGCGCCGCCTCGCCCTGCTTGCGCTGCGAGATGTCCAGCATGATCCAGACGTAGTGGGACAGCTCGCCCGCCTCGTCCAGGACAGGGGTTACCGTCACCTCCTGGTCCAGCGTCGTCCCGTCGTCCCGGGTCCCCAGGAGCTCTCCCTGCCAGGGGCGCCGCGCCTCCAGGCTTTCCGAAAGACTCTCCAGGAGCTCCGGGTCCCCCCCGAACAGCAGCAGCGGGTTCTTCCCCTGCAATTCCCCGGGGCCTGCGCCCAGGATCCGGCACAGCGCCTGGTTCACCCAGATGATCTTCTCCTGCCTGTCGGCGATGACGATGCCGTTCACCGCCGCATCCAATGCCGCGCCCTGCAGGCGCAGGCGCTCCTCCACCTCGCGCCTGCCGCTCACGTCCCGGAAGGTGAGCACGGCGCCGGGGCGGCTGCCGCGGGCGAGCGCGCTGCAGCTGAAGTCGGCGCTGAAGGAGCTGCCGTTCTTGCGCCACAGCAACTCGTTGCGGGAGCGCTGCCTCCTGCCCCCGGTGAAGGCGGGATGCAGCAGGCAGCTCACCTTCCCGCAGTGGCCGCAGTCGGGATCCTTGCCGTGGTGCATGACCTCGCGCAGGTCCCGCCCCACCAGCTCACCCTCCTGGTACCCCAGGAGTTCGTGCGCCGCCTGGTTGGCGAAGGTGACGCATCCGGCTCCGTCCACCGAAACCACCCCCTCCTCGACCGACTGCAGCAGCAGGGAGGCGTGCGGCCCGGCCTCGTCCAGGGGGGCGTCGCGCCGGACCATGAAGTGCCAGGCGAGGAACCAGCCTGAAACGGTGCAGGCGGCGGCAATGAGCAGCAGGGCCAACTGCCTCGGGTGGAAAGCGCCGGCTCCGAGCTGCATTTTTTCGAAGATGAGGCAGGTGAGCCCTCCCTGCAGGACCACCAGTGCCAGCGTGCTTATTATGGTTATTTTCAGGCTGCGTTCCGCGTGCATGACGCACCTCTGTCTTGTATCTCCGCGTCCCGGCAGGCATCGGCACCTGCAGGGACGTAGTTCTTTCTTCGGGAAAAGGGCGCGCCTCTTGAGTC
It encodes the following:
- a CDS encoding PAS domain-containing hybrid sensor histidine kinase/response regulator: MHAERSLKITIISTLALVVLQGGLTCLIFEKMQLGAGAFHPRQLALLLIAAACTVSGWFLAWHFMVRRDAPLDEAGPHASLLLQSVEEGVVSVDGAGCVTFANQAAHELLGYQEGELVGRDLREVMHHGKDPDCGHCGKVSCLLHPAFTGGRRQRSRNELLWRKNGSSFSADFSCSALARGSRPGAVLTFRDVSGRREVEERLRLQGAALDAAVNGIVIADRQEKIIWVNQALCRILGAGPGELQGKNPLLLFGGDPELLESLSESLEARRPWQGELLGTRDDGTTLDQEVTVTPVLDEAGELSHYVWIMLDISQRKQGEAALLESTRLQEEANRQLVRTVQRANELAVKSARASAAKSDFLANMSHEIRTPMNAIVGAGHLLRDTELSPRQSEYLQTLMVSADLLLGIINDVLDFSKIEAGKLMIERVAFSLQDVVAELVAVYSLRARQQGVELRVELDPQIPELLTGDPMRLAQILNNLLSNALKFTRHGSVQLAVKLARKEPGTAELIFAVRDSGIGILAEDQALLFQAFTQLDGSITRSHGGTGLGLAICKRLTTMMKGEIWCESIPGLGSTFSFWLPFGIAAAESRVERKKEAGFTRFRQQQVLLVEDNPFNQKVALALLERGGLQVTVASNGDEAVDLVRHRDFDLVLMDIRMPGKDGLTATREIRALGKPGTDSLPILAVSANAMEHDVAASLAAGMNGHVAKPFTPESLYGAIAVWLDGQESARAGGPVAAAGGQEQVEERQPVPKIDFETGVRQTGGDRKLYRDLLKQFEREYQGQGGEIEREIRDGNREEASRLAHSVKGIAGVLAAQPLRGAAQRLETALKGEGDLTRVLADFRQELEATIACLQAEGWQNLTSSSPRQQAEASGEGTSRANG